The proteins below come from a single Danio aesculapii chromosome 23, fDanAes4.1, whole genome shotgun sequence genomic window:
- the LOC130216787 gene encoding RING finger protein 223, translating to MEPSPMVWHTQVIPLETELEKVSSHPECSICFNTYDNVFKTPKQLDCTHTFCLECLSRIMTTSMDPQNSKIPCPFCRQPTTIPKKGPPALTTSQEVLCRLPIHQQHEEPVWLDGEKLCYQRPIEMPGVPAFCICVDIGASGHSGVSSSQTRPRLGLMERLMDWKRLLLFIFLMVLLLGIVLWPLQCIVTTGSLRCAPQNMHMSTTTASTTTVTMLP from the coding sequence ATGGAGCCGAGTCCAATGGTGTGGCACACTCAGGTGATCCCGCTGGAGACAGAGCTGGAGAAGGTGAGCTCGCATCCCGAGTGCTCCATCTGCTTCAACACCTACGACAATGTCTTCAAAACGCCAAAACAGTTGGACTGCACCCACACTTTCTGCCTTGAATGCCTTTCCCGGATCATGACCACCTCCATGGACCCTCAAAACTCAAAAATCCCATGCCCCTTCTGCCGCCAACCAACCACCATCCCAAAAAAGGGGCCGCCGGCTTTGACCACCAGCCAGGAGGTTCTGTGTCGCCTGCCCATCCACCAGCAGCACGAAGAGCCTGTATGGCTGGACGGGGAGAAGCTCTGTTACCAGCGGCCAATAGAAATGCCAGGAGTACCAGCGTTCTGCATTTGTGTGGATATTGGAGCTAGTGGCCATAGTGGTGTGTCTTCTTCCCAGACTCGCCCACGGCTCGGTCTAATGGAACGGCTGATGGACTGGAAACGTTTGCTGCTTTTTATATTCCTCATGGTGCTGCTTTTGGGCATTGTTTTGTGGCCCCTGCAGTGCATCGTCACAACGGGCTCCTTGCGTTGCGCGCCCCAGAACATGCATATGTCTACTACTACAGCTTCTACTACCACAGTCACAATGCTGCCGTAA